TTGCCCTCTTCGTTCTTGATGCCCCGTTCCCGGAGCCAGTCGATGGCATCCGAGTAGCGCATTCGCATGAATGGGCGCTCAGGCTTCTTGAACTCAGGGTTGTacttcttgatggcctcagcAGCGATGGGGTTCTCCAGAGCCAGGTCAATAACCCGGCAGATGACATGCTCAAGGTGGCTCAGGAGGTCATCGAATGTGATAAAGTCCAGCTCAGCCTCGACGTGGGTGTACTCGGAAAGCTGTTGATGATTAGTATCCAATGGCTCAAGTTAATTGGTAGCAGAGTATGAAGACACTTACATGGCGGCGTGTAAGAGACTTCTCAGCTCGGAACGACTTCTCGATACAGTACACATCACCCAGGACGGGCAGGACAGTCTCGAGGTAGAGCTGACTCGACTGGGTCAAGTACGAAGTCTCGCCGTAGTAGTCAAACTTGAAAAGAGTTGCACCACCCTCGACCTGGGTCTGCACAAGAGCAGGAGGGCTGACCTTCTTGATATCCAACTCCTTGTACGTGGTGTGGAAGGCCGACTCAATGACGTCGCGAACgaacatgatggcggcgggcTTCTCGTGACGGAGGGTGAGGTGTCGCATGTTGAGGAgggtctgggtgtcgcccTCGAGGGGCACCTGGTTGGTGAAGGCATCGTCGCCTCCAGGGGCTCGGGCAATGATCTTGAAGTAGTCGGCGCGCAGCTCGCGGTCGAGGGGTGCGTGGGCACCGGCGGGAACCTCCCAGAGCTCGCCGATAATCTCCATCGACGTCTCTCGCGTGAGGGTCAGGGCGTCGTATGTCTTGGAGAGGTCACCAGAGAGAAGACACTGCATCTGGTTGAGTCCTCGGCGGAGTGTCACAAAGATAAGACCACCCTGCTTGGCAACGCGCTGGACGCGGCCCTGGACCGAAACACGCTTCACTCCCTCGGCGGGCTCATCCTTGCTCTTTCGAAGCACTCCAATGACAGCGGCATCGATCTCGCCAAGGTTGATCCGGACGGGTTCAGGAAGGGAAGGATCGTTGACAATctggatcttcttggcctcctccagaaCGGCCTCAcgagcagcctcctcctgggcCTCCTTCTCTGCTCGCTtagcagcagcctcaagcttcttcttttgttGAGCAGCGTAGTTGGTGGCCTTCTTCAGAGCCGACTTTGCAGCGGGCTTGTActcctcgtcgcccttcttcttgacctggtACTCTGACTCGGCGCCGTGGCGGAAGAAGGCCTCAAAGATGGTCTTGTAGGGGGCTGATTCGGTTCCCTGGACCTCGGGAAGGTCGCTGCCGGCCTCTTCGTCAATGTAAATGACTGCCATGATTTTTCGTCGTCTATTCGTTCTATCTCTGCGAAAACGAGGAAAAAGAATTTGGGCGCCACGAGATAGATACGGGATGGAGGGGTTTAGTGCCCCGCGATCGCCTTGGGCCTTGACTCACAGCCAATTCACGAGCCGATAGTGGGGGAGGAAATATTAGTCATTCCTTATCTGCCCCGATAAGAAGTTGCCGGGGTATGGCAGCTTCGAGGTTCCAATGGATCCTGGAGATCCAACGCTTGGTCGTTGACTTGGACTAACCTTGCTAACTAGGCGAGTATATAAAAGAGCTAAACGCATGGTCTTCTAAACCCAAGATATCCATTGTCTTGATGGGTTATCCCTTCCATTTAATGACGAGGCGATACTAAACCGACTCTTTCACTGTGTGAAATGCAATCAGTTGGTCGAGGACAAGCATGGCGGGGCTGTCTGCCGTGAGACTGCTATTTCCGATTCGGGCAGCGAGGCTGCCACATGTTCTACCTCAAAGCCAACAAGAATCTGGTTTCCTGCTTCTCTCTACAGGAGGCCTGGTTTGATGCCAGATAGGTATGCAGCCCCAGATGCCCCAGACGTACTATCAGACGATCAACTGTCGACTGCGTCGCCGTCCACCCGGTCTCCTCGGCAATGCTGATTCAGGCTCTGCAGATGTGCACCTGGAAGAAGACTTTGTGTGAAGGCAAAGGAGGAACATGCCAGACCGAGTTCAGCAGGTACATTGAGAAAAATTGCGGAAAGTCCTGCAAGGACCTGGACGCGACAGGTTGGACGGTTGTGCGCGAGGACACGTGCACATGCTGCAAATATGCCACTCCGCCTGACAGCCCGTGATTGAGGACTCATGCGCCATGAGAATCATGTATGCAGTACGGGCCTGCGCAAATCACCCCGAGGTAACAGCCTTGA
This window of the Fusarium keratoplasticum isolate Fu6.1 chromosome 3, whole genome shotgun sequence genome carries:
- a CDS encoding Asparagine--tRNA ligase translates to MAVIYIDEEAGSDLPEVQGTESAPYKTIFEAFFRHGAESEYQVKKKGDEEYKPAAKSALKKATNYAAQQKKKLEAAAKRAEKEAQEEAAREAVLEEAKKIQIVNDPSLPEPVRINLGEIDAAVIGVLRKSKDEPAEGVKRVSVQGRVQRVAKQGGLIFVTLRRGLNQMQCLLSGDLSKTYDALTLTRETSMEIIGELWEVPAGAHAPLDRELRADYFKIIARAPGGDDAFTNQVPLEGDTQTLLNMRHLTLRHEKPAAIMFVRDVIESAFHTTYKELDIKKVSPPALVQTQVEGGATLFKFDYYGETSYLTQSSQLYLETVLPVLGDVYCIEKSFRAEKSLTRRHLSEYTHVEAELDFITFDDLLSHLEHVICRVIDLALENPIAAEAIKKYNPEFKKPERPFMRMRYSDAIDWLRERGIKNEEGNDHTFGDDIAEAAERKMTDEINRPIFLTHFPVEIKSFYMQRAEDDPRVTESVDCLMPGVGEIVGGSMRIWDWEELMAGYKREGIDPTGYFWYTDQRKYGSTPHGGYGLGAERFLAWLLKLWTVREACLYPRFMGRCTP